TCACCTCAAGTGGTggaatcaggatgtttttgggaacCTTTTCGATAAAATCATTGAGGCTGAGAGGGCTGTTCGGTCCGCTGAGGTTGTCTGTGAGGCTGATCCTTCTGAGTTAAATTGGACTTATCTGTCTGAtcgcaatgaggatctggcccgtgtcaccgccatggaggcggatttttggagaCAGAAAGCTGCTTGCCACtggttagaggatggtgagaggaacaccaaactctttcacAACATGGTGAAGAAGAAAAGGGTGGCGAATAAGATTTTCCGCATCTGGGATAATGGGGTAtgcctgacgtctcctgagTTGATTCAGCAGTCGGGAGCCTCGTTTTTCCAGCATTTGCTTACTGGTGACCCCTCTGCGCTTGCgagtcctgatttttcgggctTCCCCTCCGTTATCTCTGCTGTGGAGAATGAGGGTATTGTTGCGACCCCTTCTTTGGAGGAGGTTCGTGCGACCGTCTTCTCCATACATCCTGATAGTGTGGCTGGGCCTGATGGCTTCTCCTCggcgttctttcagcattgtTGGGAGATTgttcatcaggatgtttttgatgcTGTCCTGGATTTTTTCAGGGGTTCTCCCCTCCCCCAGGGTTTTACCGCCACCACAATCACTCTGATCCCCAAAGTCGCGGGTGCTCATGCTTGGTCGGACTTCCGTCCGATTAGTCTGTGCAATGTCACTAATAAGATCATCTCTAAGCTGTTGTACTCTCGGCTGAGGGTTGTGGCGGAGAGACTTATTTCaccgaatcagagtggcttcgttCCGGGTCGGATGATCTCCGATAATATTCTCCTAgcccaggagctcactcacagtCTCACTCTCCCCACTCGTGGCGGTAATGTTATcctgaagttggatatggccaaggcctatgaCAGGGTCCAGTGGCCTTTCCTCTTCGAGGTTTTGAGACACTTTGGTTTCTCGGAGCGGGTTGTGGAGATGGTCTCGGCTTGCATatctcattgtcatttctccgtgaacatCAATGGCTCTCTCTCGGGGTTCTTTGGTTCCACTAGAGGCCTCAGACAGGGCGATCCCTTGTCCCCCATgcttttcattttgggggcagAGTACCTATCGCGCGGCCTTGACCGCctctacctgcagcatcctgAGCTCAGGTACCGCTCTGGTTGTGATATCCTGATTTCCCATCTGGCTTAtgctgatgatgtcattattttcgccaatggtgggtctcgtAGTTTGCGGCGCCTTATGGGTTTACTGCATCATTATGAGAATTGTTCGGGTCAGCTGGTGAACGCTGTCAAAAGTTCTGTTATCTTGCCTCCGAGGTGTTCTGAGCGACTTCGCTCTCGGATTTTGCGCATCACCAGGTTTGCGGAGGGTCATTtgcccctcaagtacctcggagtCCCCTTGTTTAGGGGTAACCGAGTATGTTCCCTTTTTGAGCACCTCCTACAAtctgttcgtaggaagttagagggttgggagatcCGGACGCTCTCTCCGGGTAGCCGCATAACCCTTATCCGCAGTgtgctcctctccatgccgatttatctgtttcaggtggtACAGCCACCGcttgctgtcatggagaagcttgagcTGGTTTTCAACGCTTTTCTCTGGGGGTCGCGGACACTGGAGAAGAAATGGCACTGGGCCAAGTGGTCTCGAGCCTGTCTCCCAGTGATGGAGGGtggtcttggcttccgcagattgaaagatctggtGGATAGCTTTTCTATTAAGTTGTGGTTCCGGTTTCGGCAGGGCTCCTCTCTCTGGGCAAGATTCCTTTTACGGAAGTATTGCCAGATGGATGCTCCTGCCTCTGTTCTCCCTCGTGGTTTAATATCCCCCACCTGGCGTCGTCTCCTACGGATCAGACCTCGCGCCGAGCCCGGCATTCGCTGGCGCGTTGGCCTTGGAGACGTGTCCTTTTGGGATGACATATGGTTTGGGGATACTGCTCTGTCCAGCCAGTGTGAGGTCCGTGGGGGCCGTGCTGTTCGGGTTTTTCACTTTTTGTCTGAGGGGGCTTGGGATTTAGATCTTCTTTGCGCTGTGGTGGCCCCTTCTGTTGCTGAGGCGATTACCTTGACCCCGATTGCCTTTGGCGAGCCTGATTTTGCGCTTTGGATTCACAGTTCTGACGGTGCTTTTTCGATTAGGTCTGCTTGGGAGCTTGTCCGATTGAGAGACCCTGTTTCTGATATCTTGACTCCTTGTTGGGGCCGTTGGTTGAGGCCCACGATGTCTTTttttctttggagattttggcatcagtggctcccgaTGGATGATATGCTCCAACGTCGTGGCTTTGAGTTGGTTTCTCGAtgccagtgttgtgatatgtcggAGACATTTACACATGTCTTCATTGATGGCCCGATAGCCCGTTATGTCTGGCATTTCTTTGGGGCCATATTTCGTGTCCGGATCCCCTGCACAGGGGATCTCAGGTTGTTCCTTAGCGCTTGGAAGAGAAATCTTCATTGGGCACCTGGGGGCCACGTCAAGGAGTTTCTGCCCTTCattgttttgtggtttctctggatGGCTCGTaatgatgcgaagcaccgtCAGTTGCGTATTTCTGGGGAGACTGTGaagtctcagattttgtcttatcTGCGTCTTGCCCATGCTGCTTTCATTGTTAAGCCCAAGCACTGGCTTGGTgcctttgaggcggcgagatcGCTGGGAATTTTTGTTGCCTTTCAGCGGACCCATAGGTTAGCGATTGTCCGGTGGCTCTGTCCACCACCTGGGTGCTTTAAGCTGAATGTTGATGGGAGTTCGAGGGGCAATCCTGGGGAGTCGTCTGTCGGTGGTGTTGTGCGTGATTCTTCTGGCAGAGTGGTGCTCTCCTTCAGCGAGTTTATCGGAGTCGGGACCAATGTCCGGGCggagctttgggcggtttggaggggcCTTCTTATCTGTTCCGATCTCGGTCTTTTTCCCCTTTGGGTTGAGACCGATTCTCAGATTTCTCTTCAGATCCTGCGTTCTCGTCGGTGCCATTGGGACCTTCATCATACAGTCACTCGGATTCTGTTTCTTTTGAGGGGGGCGGGCGGTTCATTTTTCACATATTTTTCGGGAGGGaaattcggtggcggatgcgttggcggcgagggctcatACCATTAGGGTttataccttagagttaggtccttcactACCCAGACACATATCCATACTGACCCGCTCGGATATCTCCGGGCTTCCCTACCTTAGATACAGATGTTCTTAGCTATTTGCAGCCCCTTCCTTTATTTGGATCTAtttctattatatatatatatatttatatatatctatatgtattttttccttTGCAGGTACTGTCTCTTTGGAGtgctttgtttctttggatctGGGTGGACTCTCGCACCTTCTCCATTGGTGCTTTTATTTGGACCACCCTGTTCTCTGGCGGTCGCTctctgcaggcttctccttggCCGCCGCTTTCTATATTTTGTGTTCTCTTGCCGGGTTTATGGTGGCTTTGGATGATCTCTCTCAGTGGTTTCTCTGGCCCAGAGCTCCATTCATGTCGGTATTTATATGTTCTCTGCTTTTGCTACGTGCATTGGTGGCTCTCCATGTTATCTCTTGGCTACCTCTTATATCAACGTTCCAGTCACGCTTGGATTTATGACGTTATGAGCTCCATACGTTTTCACCTTCTTCTGGGGATTTGAAGTTTCTCTTACTTCAGCTGGATTGCGACCGATCTCGGACTAGGACGCCATTTTCATGTTGGACTTACAGcgacagacggctcagagatgggtacaaTTGGTTGTCTTTTGCACCTACATCTGAGTCGGATCTTTACAGTTTAGACATGTTTCGATTTGTTTTGATGTATTTAGCGCTGCTCTTAtatgttaatttttattatacgCTTTTCCTAGGGATTAGATTTTGGCAcgtgtatttgccaccctaggttttATGTCTTTATGTTTTATGTGTTGTCAGACTCGCTTTTAGAGAGGTCTTGGTATACCTCCCCTCTCTTTAGGCCTTATCTTGTATTTCTTTTGTGtttatatatacaggtaggggtccgcctaacccccccgctttcggcggtgttttattaaaaaaaaaaaaaaaaaaccctaaaccctaaaccctaaaccaaaccacCCCGAATGCTCTCAACcaaaaaaaacccaaaaaaacaCCCCAAAAATCGCCTAAACTTTGCTGCTCCGCCGCCATGTCGCCGCCGCCGGTTTTCGGCTGGTTCACCCCTTCACCCGAGTCGCCTCACCTTGACGAACAACATACTCAAAAATCAGCTTCATTGGAAAAGGATTGCCCGTCCAAATCACCTCTTCAATTTCCGCAAATTCCGGCCACTTTTGCGTCGACAGTCTCCACCGGTCCGATTGCCGTCGATCATACATCATTTGAAGCGCCTCCTCACGGCGACTCATGTGTCCAAAAATCAGAAAGATCGGAGTCCGTTTGCCCAGCCGATTTTACATCCAAAGTTGCGTCGGTACTGTTCACCGCGCCACGTCCCACGTTTCTGTCCACGCCGGCCGATTCCGGAAACCTCTGTTCAATCGGGACCCCGATCTGGAAAGCCCATGACCAGACGATTCCAACGCCACAAGCCCCGTCGTCAACGGTGTTCAGCGCCGacgggaatttcagatctacgtttTCCGCCGCAGAAACCCTAACGCCGACGGGGTTTTTCTTCAATTCCGGCGTCGTCGCCGCTCCGTTGGTCAAGTCCTCTGAACCATATACTCCACCATCTATGGGTAATCCAATTATATCTTCAATTTCAGCTAATTCATCGCCGATCAGAAACGCCCAAATTGGCGATTTTCAATCGATTTCATCCAATTCTAGTGTCCAATCGGCCCCTCCGACTTCCGGTTCTCGTGCTTTGGATACCGGTTCTGTACTCCCCATGATGTCGCCGGCGATCGCTGCAACTCCGGCCGTTAACTCGCGGGTCAACTCGGGCGAGTCAAACCGCCGTGTTGAccgagttgactcggcagtcaaTGGTTCTGCATGTGCGGTCAAACCCGTCCTTCGTGCTGAGGTTCGGGCTACTGTTTCTTTTCGTGATGCTCTTGCACCTCTGTCTCCTCGCACCGTGCAGAAAAGTTTCGAGGATGTGCGCAATTCGATGGAGGAGCTGCCTGAGCCGTCTATTCTGGATGGTAAGCCGGGTATCCGATTCCCGGTTGAGGTAATTTCTTCACTGATCGAACCTTTTAAATATGCTCTAGTCGGTAAAATTTCGGGGAACAGGTCCTTAGTCCCTAATTCTTCGATTTCTGTGGCTTTCGAAAAAATGGGACTAGTGCGATCGTTTGACTTGAAATTCTTACCCAGAGGTTTTTTGGTCATTTCTCT
The sequence above is a segment of the Primulina tabacum isolate GXHZ01 chromosome 6, ASM2559414v2, whole genome shotgun sequence genome. Coding sequences within it:
- the LOC142548321 gene encoding uncharacterized protein LOC142548321, giving the protein MEADFWRQKAACHWLEDGERNTKLFHNMVKKKRVANKIFRIWDNGVCLTSPELIQQSGASFFQHLLTGDPSALASPDFSGFPSVISAVENEGIVATPSLEEVRATVFSIHPDSVAGPDGFSSAFFQHCWEIVHQDVFDAVLDFFRGSPLPQGFTATTITLIPKVAGAHAWSDFRPISLCNVTNKIISKLLYSRLRVVAERLISPNQSGFVPGRMISDNILLAQELTHSLTLPTRGGNVILKLDMAKAYDRVQWPFLFEVLRHFGFSERVVEMVSACISHCHFSVNINGSLSGFFGSTRGLRQGDPLSPMLFILGAEYLSRGLDRLYLQHPELRYRSGCDILISHLAYADDVIIFANGGSRSLRRLMGLLHHYENCSGQLVNAVKSSVILPPRCSERLRSRILRITRFAEGHLPLKYLGVPLFRGNRVCSLFEHLLQSVRRKLEGWEIRTLSPGSRITLIRSVLLSMPIYLFQVVQPPLAVMEKLELVFNAFLWGSRTLEKKWHWAKWSRACLPVMEGGLGFRRLKDLVDSFSIKLWFRFRQGSSLWARFLLRKYCQMDAPASVLPRGLISPTWRRLLRIRPRAEPGIRWRVGLGDVSFWDDIWFGDTALSSQCEVRGGRAVRVFHFLSEGAWDLDLLCAVVAPSVAEAITLTPIAFGEPDFALWIHSSDGAFSIRSAWELVRLRDPVSDILTPCWGRWLRPTMSFFLWRFWHQWLPMDDMLQRRGFELVSRCQCCDMSETFTHVFIDGPIARYVWHFFGAIFRVRIPCTGDLRLFLSAWKRNLHWAPGGHVKEFLPFIVLWFLWMARNDAKHRQLRISGETVKSQILSYLRLAHAAFIVKPKHWLGAFEAARSLGIFVAFQRTHRLAIVRWLCPPPGCFKLNVDGSSRGNPGESSVGGVVRDSSGRVVLSFSEFIGVGTNVRAELWAVWRGLLICSDLGLFPLWVETDSQISLQILRSRRCHWDLHHTVTRILFLLRGAGGSFFTYFSGGKFGGGCVGGEGSYH